Part of the Clarias gariepinus isolate MV-2021 ecotype Netherlands chromosome 25, CGAR_prim_01v2, whole genome shotgun sequence genome is shown below.
tcattatactgtagcttaaaTCATGGAATGTTAAAGTTTCAAATAGAACACAAATCTTTTTCACTAAAACAGAAATGACAAATCAGCACAAATACAGGCAGAGACAGATGGATAAAAGCCTAACTTGAAAGTTAAGGTCGTTTAATGCAATTAAATACAGTTGTTTCTCTGACTTCTCTCTTATGAACATCTGTAACATCATTATAAACATCACCTCTTATCGTACCTACTCATACAGatgcaaatatatattaatcaaaTGCACTGAAAACTGAAGTTATTCGACTGTATTGTCATTTTCACCTATTCTGTAGTCATACTGATGTAGTCCTGTATACGTCTTTAGTTTAACAATAACTTATGCATAGATTTTTTGCATATGTTCcctaaatttcttttattttgcagaCAATCAGACTGACGATGAGTACAACAGCTCAGGTAAAATATGTCACTATGTGCGTTCACTATGTGTGTTCTGATTCGGATTtcagtttaaattaaattccaGAAATTTATTGTCCattctaaaataatgtaaactcaCTCTGTATTTATTGCGTCAACAATCCATGcattatttttcatgttaaatgaataaatataaatagttaaTGGATAATATCTGTAATGCATCAATACCTGTCTGTGGTAATGTTTTAGACAGAACTAGGACCAGTAATGACTCATCCATAGGAACATGTggaacagaacccctgttataCTTATAAGTCGCTTGCATTACTTGTACTATATTCCGGATGGCTGTATGTTTTCAATGTACGACTGCATATTATGGAActgactttttatttcatttctggaAATAAGAGTGTTTAAATTGAGCTTCATGCTTGTGTTCTTCTTGCATTCAGGAAGTGAAGAATCATCATCAGAAGAAAGTCCGgatgaagaagaggaagaagagaacGAGGAAAATAAGGGGGATTCAGGTCCGATACTTTCTCAGTATTGTAGCTTGTTCCCTGACTTTCTCTTGAAGTTAATAAAATAGAAACTAAGATGAGAAGCTACAGCTTCTAAGATGAGAAGCTACAGCAGTCCCGAAGTCCCGAAGACTTTGCTGTGCTGAAAAGCATAAAGTTACAGTTTTACTtctgacctttaaaaaaagaaagcactgACTCAGGAGGctttttggaaaagaaaaaaaagttctgaataaacatctttttacagaaaatgtcatgaagaaaaaagaaaatatatatatatccttggtggcatggtggagtagtggttagaacctccagggtttgggttttattcccgcctcggggtctttgtgtatagagtttgcatgttctccctgtgcttgatgggtttcctccgcatactccggtttcctcccacagtccaaaaacatgcagattaggttaactggcattcccagattgctcatagtgtgtgaatgttgaccggaggttctACCACGGTTGTGAAAATGGGGATAAATAAACTGGTCCTTATTGGTACCAGGTGACAGGGTATTAGATCTCTATTTTCTGGAAATGCTGTCACAGTTAATAAATCATGTGCCCTGTTTTCTAATGATACACTGATTCATCTCAGTGACAGATCACTGTGCTTTTTATTTCAGACTCCCACACAGAGAGCAGAGCTGACACGCGAAACGGTAATTTCtctttcaatttaatttgactGCATGTCCTTCTGAAAAACGGATGTCCATAAACTAATGGACTAGTGAGAGGGAATCCTGTTTGTTGTGACTCAATCTGAAAGTGAAACGCTGCTTTTGTATAAgagatgagttttttttttattgtaaattatgaTTTTCAAATGAAGCTCTCGGGGACAGCATGTACCAGAAAACAGCAGGAAGTAAAATGTTGAACTCTGCTGTATATTAAACACCATGTCTTAAATTAAACACGTCTAATCACttaaaaacttccagctccaggtTCTTGGTTCCAGGTTTTTGTtatgcctggcgtctagcctttccTTATACTTataaagctggcttggagttagggtggggtggggtgggtgctacagggatttataaggaggttttaaaattctgtattgaaACATTTCATGTTTACCCtgtaatatccctgttttaaaatcaataaaaatattgttaatgTCATGAGTCTGGGACTATGGGCTGATGGTATAGCCGTGGGCTTAAAAAGGCAAGCAAAAACGCAGAGGTCCTTTTCAAAAGGAAGAGtcttttattaacaaaacataACTAAACACAGTggaactaaacaaacaaaaatactggCTCGGTAAACATAACACACAGTTtaggaaaataaacacacacaggaataCAGGGAATAGACATACTGGGGTTCTGGGAACCCGTAACGGTTAGCTGACGCTTAGTGATGGAACCTCGGCTCTCTAACACAGGCAGACATttaggctctaatacctgggacaAATGACAAGCCTGCTCTGTGTTAAACGCACGGCTGTAGCTAGGTGCCGTGACTAGGGCTCCACTTAAACAAACCACATGAACACAAACTTGGACAAACTCCACAAGACTCACACAAGACCAAAGCCTCTAGACGTAAACTTACCCCTAATATGCACCTACGAGCGACTCCCATACACCCGGCGCTCCTAAGAGCGACACTCATACACACGGGCTCCTAAGAGCGACACTCGTACACCCGACGCTCCTATAAGCAACACTTGTACACACGCGCTCCTATGAGCAACCCTCACACATCCACATTCCTATGAACGGCTTACACGCACGCTCCTCACACATAAATAGTTTAACTCAGGATTAACTTAAGTccttaaacatataaaacaaaccCACAGAGCCAGTACTAACAAATATATTATATCTATATCAGTTTCATTGCAAGCAGTTAtccaatttatgtttttttaaaaataaagtttcattTTACAAGCAGACGCAATATCAGCCATGAATGTAGATGTTATTCAACATGTGGAAGAATAAAAGCTTTGATTTGTGTTCTTAGGAGACCATGTGAAGCCGTTCTGTGAAAAATGTAACGTTcttcaggtgagtgtgtgtgccgcCTAATGTCGAGGCATGATGTTCGTTTCTTTCAAATGATTTTTTATGCATCTTTGAGTTTTTGTATTAGACAAATGGCAAAACACAAGATCACATAATACCGGCCCTAACATGCacatacaaaacaaattatAGTGCTTTGTACATCCTACTGTATGTCATGCACTATATTAGATCAGGGTTTAACgaattcttaaacttgtcaactcaacccccttatgtgcccgccactcttttttacagtttaaggttgtacacagggctcatttctccaaacttaaactttcccgtttctGCTTGCTCTTTTTTGGTCAGTGTTTGATCTCTTTTGTGACACCGCTGGCCAGGCATTTATTCATATAGAAAGTGCCAAGTCACTCTCTCTTACCCTTTGTCCCTGGAAAAGATTCAGTACTCAGTCCGTTATTCAGACTTAAAATTAGAAACAGATGTGGGGGCTCTTCCTTcacttttttcatatacatttatagtttgattcccttttatttaatcgtttgtttgtttgttttcttttccctttttgttgttcttgtatgcaaaactaaaaaacttccagctccaggttcttttttctttttttgtttctctcctttttttgttatgcctggcgtctagcctttccTTGTACTT
Proteins encoded:
- the si:dkeyp-97b10.3 gene encoding gem-associated protein 2 — its product is MVLRMANFGDTKEKDDGNADIPASDLKDNQTDDEYNSSGSEESSSEESPDEEEEEENEENKGDSGPILSQYCSLFPDFLLKLIK